In Prescottella soli, a genomic segment contains:
- a CDS encoding aminotransferase class V-fold PLP-dependent enzyme: MNHSEFRALFPALGERIWLDTPGAPPAARPVTAALTRALEDWTSGTFDWLDWDRAAPRARELFADYLGVETETVATLGSLSEAAATVATTIPGGEIVVAEDEFRSNLYPWMRVLGDDVRVRVVPRVAGLSRTDVLLAAIGPETALVAVSEVITLDGERVDLPSLRRATDDVGARLFVNVTQTLGVLDSRLDELAADYVAVHGYKWMLCPRGTAWLVVRPDRVADLRPLAPSWKSTGSSQGYFGGGYREASDASRCDTSPAWLSWIGAEAALAVLSGLERAATQTHCLGLAQRFRDGAAALGCLDANAGAPSHIVAVDTPNGESVTASFHRHRIAATVTGNRLRVGFHYFNDESDVDTTLDALRIAIDGPDVRR; this comes from the coding sequence ATGAACCACTCGGAGTTCAGGGCACTGTTTCCCGCACTGGGCGAACGGATCTGGCTCGACACACCGGGAGCGCCACCCGCCGCGCGCCCGGTGACCGCGGCCCTCACCCGGGCGCTGGAGGACTGGACCTCCGGGACGTTCGACTGGCTCGACTGGGACCGCGCCGCACCCCGCGCCCGAGAACTGTTCGCCGACTACCTCGGGGTGGAGACCGAAACCGTCGCGACGCTCGGGTCGCTCTCGGAGGCGGCCGCGACGGTGGCCACCACGATTCCCGGCGGCGAGATCGTGGTGGCCGAGGACGAGTTCCGCAGCAACCTCTATCCGTGGATGCGCGTGCTCGGCGACGACGTCCGGGTCCGAGTCGTCCCGCGGGTGGCCGGACTGTCGCGCACCGACGTCCTGCTCGCCGCGATCGGACCCGAAACCGCGCTCGTCGCGGTGAGCGAGGTGATCACGTTGGACGGGGAGCGCGTCGATCTGCCGTCGCTGCGGCGGGCGACCGACGACGTCGGCGCCCGCCTGTTCGTCAACGTCACCCAGACGCTGGGAGTCCTCGACAGTCGGCTCGACGAACTCGCCGCGGATTACGTTGCGGTCCACGGGTACAAGTGGATGCTCTGTCCCCGCGGTACCGCGTGGCTGGTGGTGCGGCCGGACCGGGTCGCGGACCTGCGGCCTCTGGCGCCGAGTTGGAAGAGCACGGGCAGTTCGCAGGGTTATTTCGGTGGTGGCTACCGGGAGGCGTCCGACGCGTCCCGATGCGACACGTCTCCCGCGTGGCTGTCGTGGATCGGGGCCGAGGCGGCGCTCGCGGTTCTGTCGGGCCTCGAGCGTGCCGCGACGCAGACGCACTGTCTCGGGCTGGCGCAGCGGTTCAGGGACGGGGCGGCGGCTCTCGGTTGCCTCGACGCCAACGCGGGAGCGCCCTCGCACATCGTGGCGGTCGACACCCCGAACGGGGAGAGCGTCACCGCGTCGTTCCACCGGCACCGCATCGCGGCGACCGTCACCGGCAACCGGTTGAGGGTCGGATTCCACTACTTCAACGACGAATCGGACGTCGATACGACGCTCGATGCCCTGCGGATCGCGATCGACGGGCCTGACGTGCGTCGTTGA
- a CDS encoding RidA family protein, translating into MNYFDPANVAPPMGKFSHVAVVPAGHRLAFVSGQVGADATGAIVPGGCRAQTARTFENLEAVLAALGVGPDKIVKMLTVLVGEDSFREFALARDEVFARWYPDGVYPAHSAAIVAALAAPELAVEIEAVVAIPE; encoded by the coding sequence GTGAACTACTTCGACCCGGCGAACGTCGCACCCCCGATGGGCAAGTTCAGCCACGTCGCCGTCGTTCCCGCCGGGCACCGGCTGGCGTTCGTCTCCGGGCAGGTCGGCGCGGACGCGACCGGCGCGATCGTGCCGGGCGGATGCCGGGCGCAGACGGCCCGGACGTTCGAGAACCTCGAGGCCGTTCTCGCGGCCCTCGGGGTCGGCCCGGACAAGATCGTGAAGATGCTGACCGTCCTCGTCGGAGAGGACTCGTTCCGCGAGTTCGCCCTCGCCCGCGACGAGGTGTTCGCCCGGTGGTACCCCGACGGCGTCTATCCGGCACATTCGGCCGCGATCGTCGCCGCACTCGCGGCGCCGGAGCTCGCCGTCGAGATCGAGGCAGTGGTGGCGATCCCGGAATGA